The Sulfurospirillum diekertiae genomic sequence TACCGGGTCTTAGTTATGAGGACATTGAAGAGCGTTTAAGTCGTAATCATCATCATGCGTATGAACTTAATATCACTAAAAAACTTTTCCCATTAGAAATTGGTGGATTTTATAAATATATTGATGGACAAGAGCACCATGACTATCATCCTCATGCTATCCATGCGATTCATAAAGCTACGATGAGTGGTGAGAAAAAAGATTTTCAAGAATTTACGAAGCTCATCAATAGTCGTGGACTAAAGATGATTAGAGACTTTTTTGAACTTAAATCCGATCGTGAGCCAATTGCGTTGGATAAAGTTGAGTCCAAAGAAGCTATTTTTAAACGTTTTTCAACCGCAGCCATGAGTTTGGGTTCCATCTCTCCCGAAGCCCATGAGGCTTTGGGTGAAGCGATGAATAAAATTGGTGGTATGAGTAACTCAGGCGAAGGTGGTGAATCACCTGAACGCCTTAAAAGTAATAAAAACTCACGCATTAAGCAGATTGCATCAGGTCGTTTTGGTGTTACTCCTGAGTATTTACGCTCTGCCACAGAAATTCAGATTAAAGTGGCACAAGGGGCAAAACCAGGTGAGGGCGGGCAACTTCCAGGGCATAAAGTAACGCCTCTTATTGCAAGTCTTCGTTACACCATTCCAGGAGTGACACTGATTTCACCGCCACCGCATCATGATATTTACTCGATTGAAGATTTGGCACAGCTTATTTTCGATATGAAACAGATCAATCCAGAAGCGATTATTACCGTGAAACTGGTTTCTACTGCGGGCGTTGGAACGATTGCTGCCGGTGTGGCTAAAGCGTATGCCGATAAAATTATTATTTCAGGCGGTGACGGTGGTACGGGAGCAGCGCCTCTGACATCAATTAAATTTGCGGGCAATCCTTGGGAAATTGGTTTGAGTGAGGCACATAATGCCCTTAAAGCAAACCACTTACGTGATAGTGTTCATCTTCAAACCGATGGTGGTTTAAAAACAGGTTTAGATGTTATTAAAGCTGCTCTTTTAGGTGCAGAGAGTTATGCGTTTGGAACACTTTCCTTAACGATTATTGGGTGTAAAGTGCTCCGTGTTTGTCACCTAAACCGTTGTTCAGTAGGTGTTGCGACACAAGATGAAAAACTCCGAGAGCATTTTGTAGGAACGGTGGATAAACTCATCAATTTCTTCACACTTCTCGCCGAGGATGTGAGAGAAATACTTGCGCATCTTGGTTACACGAGGATGGAAGATATTATTGGGCGTAGTGATCTTTTAAGCGTTGTTGATGATGCCTTTGCTAAAAAATTTGATTTTTCTTCTATTCTCATGAGATTGGAAGGTCCAAATACCCACAATGGTAAATCCAATGATCCATTTGATAAAAATGAATTTGAAAAAGAGATTTTGAAAGATGTCTATAAAGTAATTGAAAATCCAGATGAAAAAATTGTGATGCATAAAAGTATTTGCAATACTAATCGTAGTTTTGGAACACTCATCAGTGGTGAAATTGCGAAGTTTTACGGCAATAAAGGGCTCAAAGATGATAGCATCGTCTTTAGACTCAATGGTGTTGCTGGACAATCATTAGGGGCGTTTTTAGCCAATGGAATTAGCATCAACCTCAAAGGTACTGCAAACGATTATGTGGGCAAAGGTATGAACGGTGGAAAAATCGTTATTGCCCCAAAATACCAAGGGCGAGGTTACTCTTGTGCTGGTAATACCTGTTTGTATGGCGCAACCGGTGGCAAGCTTTATATTGCTGGTAATGTAGGGGAACGTTTCTGTGTTAGAAACTCTGGTGCAACGTCTGTCGTTGAAGGTACGGGAGATCATGCGTGTGAATATATGACGGGTGGTGTGGTTGCCATTCTCGGTGATACGGGTGTGAATTTTGGCGCTGGTATGACAGGTGGTGTGGCATTTGTTTACGATGAAACACGTGATTTTATCGATAAACTCAACCAAGAACTTGTGATTGCAGAGCGTATTGATACGGATGATATGGATGAAGCACGTCACTTCTTAAAAACGCTTACTTAGAACGCATATTAATGAAACAGCAAGCTTTAAAGCAACACAAATTTTAGATAATTTCCGCCACGCGGTAAGAGATTTTTGGATAGTGAGACCTAAAGATATGACGAAGGTACCACTCAATCCGGAGCAAGGAGACTAAGATGCAAAATTTTATTAATGAAGAGAGATGCGAGCCTAGAAAACGCTCAAGCGGAGATAGAGTCAAAGATTTTAAAGAAATTTATGAAGTTTTGAGTAAAGAAGATGCCTCTTTGCAAGCGGATCGCTGTATACAGTGTGGTGATCCTTTTTGTCATAGTAAATGTCCTTTGCATAACTACATTCCTTTTTGGCTCAAAGCGACGAGTGCCATGAAGCGTGATCTTGCGTTTAATCTCTCCAATGAGAGCAATCCGTATCCTGAGATTACAGGGCGTATTTGTCCACAAGATCGTTTATGCGAAGGGGATTGTACCCTCAATGATGGGCATGGTGCCATTACGATTGGTGCGATTGAGACCTTTATTTCCGAAGAGGGCTTTAAAAAAGGTCTTAAACCTACTTTTCCAGGTATTACGACTAAGAAAAAAGTCGCGATTATTGGTGCAGGACCTGCGGGGCTTGCCTGTGCTACCTATCTTCTCAGAGCGGGTATTGCCGTCAGTATGTATGAGAGACAAAATAGGGCTGGCGGACTTTTAACGTACGGAATTCCTGGTTTTAAGCTTGATAAAGAAGTCGTAGCCCGTCGTGTGAGATGGCTTCAAGACGCCGGTATGACGTTACATGTAAACACAAATGTCGGTAAAGACATTAGCTTTGATGAGATTGCCCATAGCCATGATGCACTCTTTTTAAGCATAGGGGCTGAAAATCCTCGTAAAGCCAATGTTGCCAATGAAAATGCACATGGTGTCTTTATGGCGATTGATTTTTTACGCTCAATTCAGAAAAAACTTTTCAATGAGAGTTACGATAAAAAATTTGAAGTCAAAGGTAAAAATGTTGTGGTCATCGGTGGTGGTGATACGGCAATGGATTGTTTACGAACGTCTATTCGTGAAGGTGCCAAAAGTGTGACTTGCCTTTATAGACGCGATAAATACAATATGCCAGGCTCTAAAAAAGAGTTTAAAAATGCGATCGAAGAGGGTGCTGAGTTTGTCTATAACGTTACGCCAAAAGAGATTTTGGTAAACTCTGATGGACAAGTGATCGGTATTGATATGAACAAAACCATCTTGGGTGCAAAAGATGCCAACTGTCGTCAATGTGTTGAAATCGTTAAAGGTGGCGAATTTAGGGTTGATGCAGATGTTATTATTTTTGCTCTTGGATTTAGCCCAGCTGTTCCGACTTTCTTAGCTGAAAATGGCATTGAAGTTTCAAAAACGGGTGTCATTATGGTCAATAGTGAATATCAAACAACGAAATCAGGCGTTTACGCAGGTGGAGATTGTAAGCGAGGTTCTGACTTGGTTGTTACGGCTGCAAAAGAGGGTAAAGAAGCTGCATTGCACATTATTAAGAAATTGCTTGGATAATACGTGAGCTTTATTGAATCCGCATTGCAAGCCAATAGAGAGCTCTTTCAGCTTTTACATGTAAAAGGGTTGGAAGAGTCTCATTATCAATCTTTTGCGATTGGTGCTGGAGGAGATTTGAGTTCAGGCATTGATCTCGTGGCAGAAAAAATTTTTATTCAACATCTTTTGCCATTTGGGACGATTGTCTCCGAGGAGAGTGGGGTGATTGAAAATCCTACCTCCTCGATTCGTATTGTACTCGACCCCATAGATGGCAGTGATAATCTGCTCTCAAATCTTCCTTATTATGGCACTTCTATTGCCTATTTTGAAAATGATAAATGCACTAAAGCGATTATTACTAATCTTGCAAATGGCGATATTTTTATCAAAGATGAAATGGGTTTGCGTCGTGGAAAATTAGAAAAAAATACCTTAAGTCCTGTTACATGTAATGCTTTTTCAAAGGTGGGAATTTTTGAGCGATCGTACTGTTCACTTAGGGTACATGACACGCTTAAAATTGCTAAAATCAAGTACCGCTCTCCAGGTGCTTTTGCCCTCTCACTAGCCTATGCACACGATGTTTCGTTTGTTTTGTATGAAGGTAAAATGCGCACGTATGATATAGAAGCGGGGCTATTTATGTGTGAGGATCTTTACACGTTTTGTGAAGGCGATATTTTCCTTGTAAGCAAAGATAAGGAAATTTTTGCTAGAATAAAAAGTTTATTTATAAGCAATTAGCTTTAAAAGAGGATAAAAACTTATGCGATTTGCAGAAATTTTCTCTAAGATCCGAAAAGCACAATCTACCCCAAGTGAAGCTCCAAGCCACTGGGTCAAGTGCAGTGCGTGCCAATCATTAATGTATTATAAAGAGATTGAACAACGTTTTAATGTTTGCCCTAAATGTGGTTTCCACATGCGTATCTCAGCAAAACAACGTATTGAACAATTATGTGACGAAGGTAGTTTTGTTGAGTTTGATACCAATTTAGTGCCAATTGATCCTCTTAAATTCGTGGATAAAAAATCATATAAAAAACGTATTGAAGAGGCGCAAGAAAAAACAGGTAATAACTCTTCTGTTGCGTGTGGCTCATGTCGTATTGATGGTGTGAATGCACAAATTGTTGTCTTTGATTTTGCCTTTATGGGTGGAAGTTTGGGTTCGGTTGAAGGTGAAAAGATTGTTCGTGCCATTAACCGCGCAATGGCTAATAAAGAAGGTTTGGTGATCGTGAGTGCCAGTGGTGGCGCACGTATGCAAGAGAGTACGTTTTCGTTACTTCAAATGTCTAAAACTTCCGCAGCTCTTGCCAAACTAGCGGATGCTAAATTACCGTATATCTCCATTCTTACCGATCCTACGATGGGAGGGGTAAGTGCATCGTTTGCTTTTTTGGGCGATATTATCATGGCAGAGCCAGGTGCTCTTGTTGGATTTGCAGGGCAGAGAGTAATTAAACAGACTATTGGAGCTGATCTTCCAGAAGGGTTCCAAAAAGCAGAATTTTTACTTGAACATGGTTTAATTGATATGATTGTTACCCGTACTGATATGAAAAAAGTGGTAGCAGATCTGTTAAAGCTTTTGGGCGAGAGTTGTAAAAATGATGCATTTGAGCTAAGACTCAAAGCATGAATGTAAAGGTTTTCACGATCGAAAAGAGTAGTGATAAAAACCTTGAAGCCATTGCCTCTGAATATATTAAAATGATTTCTCGCTTTGCAAAAGTTGAAGAGATTAAGATTTTTAACAAGCAAATTGCAGCAGCTCAGATGATTGGAGAGAAAGAAGCTAAAATTTCCTACACAAAAGCGTATGAATCCCATTTAAAAGGGTACAATGTCGCACTTGATGTAGAAGGTGAACAGCTAAGCAGTGAACAATTTAGTTCTCTCTTTGATCAAGATGTTACGATTAATTTTTTTATCGGAGGTGCTTTTGGGTTTGAGGAAGCCTTTTTAGGCAAAACTCAAAAGATTATAAGTTTAAGTAGATTAACATATGCGCACAAAATCGCGAAGGTGGTTTTATTTGAGCAGATTTATAGGGGATTATGTATAAAAAACAATCATCCCTATCATAAATAGTTGATTATAATGTAGGTTTATTTCAGGTCAATTTTTTGTAAAGGAAACAAAGGATGAGAGAGCACGAGCTAAAGCATTTCGAAGACCTTCTTAAAGAGAGAAGAGTCCAAATTAAAAAGAATATTGAAGACTCAATGCGAGAAATCAATGATCTTAAAGATACCGATGTCGGTGATGAAGCAGATCATGCTTCGGTCAGTACAGACCGTATGATCGAGCAGGCTATCAGTACACAACAAATGAAAGAGCTTAGCGAGATAGAATTTGCACTTAATAAAATCAGAAATGGCAGTTACGGCATTTGTGAAATGTGTGAAGAGGAAATTGGTTTTCAAAGACTCAAAGTTAAGCCACATGCACGTTATTGCATCGTATGCCGTGAGATTATTGAAAAATCAGCAAAAAATAAGTAGGTAGGAAGACATGGGAATCAAACGCTATTTTCTTGTAACACTAATTTATATGTTAGCTATTGGACTTTATGTCTATAGTTTTAATGGTGGCAGCACTACACTTGAGCTGTTTAGTTTCTCAATGACTCTACCGGTAGCGTTTTGGATTGTACTTCCCATTTTATTTTTGGTTATTGGTTCTATCGGGCATTTGGTATTTTATAATTTTAAAGATTTTTTGTACAAAAGAGCATTGAAAAAAGATAGTGAACTTTTTCAAGAAGCGACTAAAAATCGTATTTTGGGAGAAGAAGTTACGACTTCGTATAAAACGGAAGGTTTTAAATTTGCAGGTAAGGTTCTGCAATGTATGCGCTTTGATCCAGCTCTTCCTACAACATTCCTTGAAGAAGATGTTGCTAAGGTATGTGCCGTAGCCGTTAGTGTAGCCAATGGTAATTATGAAGACCTTAAAAAATACAGATTGGCTAAAGCAAATCCTCTTGTTATTCAAAACAGTATTAATCGTCTTAAAGTTGAGCCACGTTTTGCGCTTGAAGTATTGAAAAATTGTAAAGAGCTTGAGAATGAACTCTGCCGTCAAGCGTATGATGCGCTGATTGGTTTTGCAAGTTTTAATGAAATTAAACGATATGATTTTCCACCAGAAAAACGTACTTTCCGTCGTATGATGGAGCGTTATTTGGACGCTGATGATAGTTTTGATATGGATATTAAATCCATTGAAGACATGCTAGAGCATTTCAATGCAGATCGTGCAGATTACCTTGAACTTGCCCATGAAATCAAAATTAAACTCACTCCAGATGCGCTCATTGCGCTCTTTGAAAAACTTTATAATTCTAAAGGTGCAGTTGCAGCCGATGCATACTTGTATGTACTTTATGATCTTCAGATGATTGATAAAATTCGTGAGCTTTTACTCAATTCTGATCCTGAAGATTTTGTGAAATTTAAAACCATTTTATTCTTACGAGATCATGGCCGAAATATTGATATCGAAAAATTCTTGCGTTTATGATTCATGAGATAGACTTTAGCAAGGGTATTTTAGCCCTTGCACCCCTCGCTGGTTTTACCGATCTTCCTTTTCGCTCCGTTGTTAAAAAATTTGGTGCAGATATCACTTTCTCCGAGATGATTAGTGCCAATGCTTTGCGTTATGGTTCCGAGAAGACCTTTAAGATGATTACCAAATCACCGCTAGAGACACCTTACATCGTTCAAATTGCTGGATCTGATTTAGTGTCGATTAAAGAAGCTGTGCTAGCTCTGAATGATATTGAAGGTATTGATGGGATCGATCTCAATTGCGGCTGTCCTGTGCCCAAGATCATCTCCCAAGAGGCAGGTTCATCACTGCTCCTTAACCTTCCTCATATGCAAAAAATTATTGAGACGATCAAAACCTATTCTAACAAACGTTACACCAGCGCTAAAGTGCGTCTAGGCTTTACCACCAAGATTCCTGAAGAGATCGCACAAGCGTGCGAAAGTGCTGGGGTTGATTTTATGAGTATGCATGGCAGAACACGTGCTGGGGCTTATAAAGCAGAAGTTGACTACCAAGCCATAGCGCGAGCACGGGCATCTGTTAAAATCCCTCTGATTGCCAATGGTGACATCGTCAGCTATGAAAAAGCTTTACATGTAAAAGAGGTCACAGGATGTAATAGTTTGATGATTGGGCGAGGTGCTGTTGGAAATCCATGGATTTTTTACCAAATCAAAAATGAGCTGACACACGTGGATAAGACAAAAATTTTGGAGATTGTTCTAGAGC encodes the following:
- the accD gene encoding acetyl-CoA carboxylase, carboxyltransferase subunit beta yields the protein MRFAEIFSKIRKAQSTPSEAPSHWVKCSACQSLMYYKEIEQRFNVCPKCGFHMRISAKQRIEQLCDEGSFVEFDTNLVPIDPLKFVDKKSYKKRIEEAQEKTGNNSSVACGSCRIDGVNAQIVVFDFAFMGGSLGSVEGEKIVRAINRAMANKEGLVIVSASGGARMQESTFSLLQMSKTSAALAKLADAKLPYISILTDPTMGGVSASFAFLGDIIMAEPGALVGFAGQRVIKQTIGADLPEGFQKAEFLLEHGLIDMIVTRTDMKKVVADLLKLLGESCKNDAFELRLKA
- a CDS encoding 23S rRNA (pseudouridine(1915)-N(3))-methyltransferase RlmH — translated: MNVKVFTIEKSSDKNLEAIASEYIKMISRFAKVEEIKIFNKQIAAAQMIGEKEAKISYTKAYESHLKGYNVALDVEGEQLSSEQFSSLFDQDVTINFFIGGAFGFEEAFLGKTQKIISLSRLTYAHKIAKVVLFEQIYRGLCIKNNHPYHK
- a CDS encoding tRNA dihydrouridine synthase, with protein sequence MIHEIDFSKGILALAPLAGFTDLPFRSVVKKFGADITFSEMISANALRYGSEKTFKMITKSPLETPYIVQIAGSDLVSIKEAVLALNDIEGIDGIDLNCGCPVPKIISQEAGSSLLLNLPHMQKIIETIKTYSNKRYTSAKVRLGFTTKIPEEIAQACESAGVDFMSMHGRTRAGAYKAEVDYQAIARARASVKIPLIANGDIVSYEKALHVKEVTGCNSLMIGRGAVGNPWIFYQIKNELTHVDKTKILEIVLEHYDAMIDFYGEKGLAIFRKHLHTYSKGFREASEFRDKINRIEDEILMREAIATFFAQ
- a CDS encoding glutamate synthase subunit beta, with the protein product MQNFINEERCEPRKRSSGDRVKDFKEIYEVLSKEDASLQADRCIQCGDPFCHSKCPLHNYIPFWLKATSAMKRDLAFNLSNESNPYPEITGRICPQDRLCEGDCTLNDGHGAITIGAIETFISEEGFKKGLKPTFPGITTKKKVAIIGAGPAGLACATYLLRAGIAVSMYERQNRAGGLLTYGIPGFKLDKEVVARRVRWLQDAGMTLHVNTNVGKDISFDEIAHSHDALFLSIGAENPRKANVANENAHGVFMAIDFLRSIQKKLFNESYDKKFEVKGKNVVVIGGGDTAMDCLRTSIREGAKSVTCLYRRDKYNMPGSKKEFKNAIEEGAEFVYNVTPKEILVNSDGQVIGIDMNKTILGAKDANCRQCVEIVKGGEFRVDADVIIFALGFSPAVPTFLAENGIEVSKTGVIMVNSEYQTTKSGVYAGGDCKRGSDLVVTAAKEGKEAALHIIKKLLG
- a CDS encoding fatty-acid--CoA ligase gives rise to the protein MGIKRYFLVTLIYMLAIGLYVYSFNGGSTTLELFSFSMTLPVAFWIVLPILFLVIGSIGHLVFYNFKDFLYKRALKKDSELFQEATKNRILGEEVTTSYKTEGFKFAGKVLQCMRFDPALPTTFLEEDVAKVCAVAVSVANGNYEDLKKYRLAKANPLVIQNSINRLKVEPRFALEVLKNCKELENELCRQAYDALIGFASFNEIKRYDFPPEKRTFRRMMERYLDADDSFDMDIKSIEDMLEHFNADRADYLELAHEIKIKLTPDALIALFEKLYNSKGAVAADAYLYVLYDLQMIDKIRELLLNSDPEDFVKFKTILFLRDHGRNIDIEKFLRL
- a CDS encoding inositol monophosphatase family protein encodes the protein MSFIESALQANRELFQLLHVKGLEESHYQSFAIGAGGDLSSGIDLVAEKIFIQHLLPFGTIVSEESGVIENPTSSIRIVLDPIDGSDNLLSNLPYYGTSIAYFENDKCTKAIITNLANGDIFIKDEMGLRRGKLEKNTLSPVTCNAFSKVGIFERSYCSLRVHDTLKIAKIKYRSPGAFALSLAYAHDVSFVLYEGKMRTYDIEAGLFMCEDLYTFCEGDIFLVSKDKEIFARIKSLFISN
- the dksA gene encoding RNA polymerase-binding protein DksA, whose translation is MREHELKHFEDLLKERRVQIKKNIEDSMREINDLKDTDVGDEADHASVSTDRMIEQAISTQQMKELSEIEFALNKIRNGSYGICEMCEEEIGFQRLKVKPHARYCIVCREIIEKSAKNK